From the Nitrospirota bacterium genome, one window contains:
- a CDS encoding sigma-54-dependent Fis family transcriptional regulator, which yields MNLPEINRILVVDDEVNMRALFEKILGKEGYEVETASTGEEAIQRLEKETFDLIISDLKMPGIDGSQVLKKAKEISPEIPFILLTAFGTIDSAVAAMKEGAFDYLTKPVNNDEVKLVIKKALDLYHLTKEVERLREKVEINKDFKEMIGRSLKMRSLFKLIKLVSNSNTTILIHGESGTGKELVARAIHYNSPRREGPFVTIDCGALPETLLESELFGHVRGSFTGAINNKKGLFEEANGGTLLLDEIGDTTLAFQSKLLRVLQESEIRPVGSNRSSKVDVRVVSATNKDLREEVKKKSFRDDLYYRLAVVPVLIPSLKERKEDIPLLVDHFIKKYCGQNDLSQKRISPSVMKVLIDYPWPGNVRELENVIERAVLINPGTEIKLEALFDERARASEMLNPLRATTHAAIQTLEREEIAVAMKNTNGNRTQAARLLGISRATLYNKIRQYGLMSRTV from the coding sequence ATGAATCTACCGGAGATAAATAGAATTCTGGTGGTGGACGATGAAGTCAATATGCGTGCCCTTTTTGAGAAGATTTTGGGAAAAGAAGGGTACGAGGTTGAAACCGCCTCAACGGGAGAAGAAGCAATCCAGCGGCTGGAAAAAGAGACCTTTGATCTGATTATTTCGGACCTTAAAATGCCGGGGATTGATGGTTCCCAGGTGTTGAAAAAGGCTAAGGAGATCAGCCCCGAAATTCCGTTCATTCTTTTAACCGCCTTTGGAACGATCGATTCGGCAGTTGCCGCCATGAAAGAGGGGGCTTTTGATTATCTGACCAAGCCAGTTAACAATGACGAAGTCAAGTTGGTGATTAAAAAGGCCCTTGATTTGTACCACCTGACTAAAGAAGTGGAACGGCTTCGCGAGAAAGTTGAAATCAATAAGGATTTTAAAGAAATGATCGGCCGTAGTTTAAAGATGCGGTCATTGTTTAAACTGATCAAGCTGGTTTCGAACAGCAATACCACCATTTTGATTCACGGGGAGTCGGGAACGGGCAAGGAACTCGTCGCCAGAGCGATTCATTACAACAGTCCCCGGCGGGAAGGGCCCTTTGTGACCATTGACTGCGGAGCCTTGCCTGAAACGCTTCTTGAAAGTGAATTGTTTGGCCATGTCAGAGGGTCGTTTACGGGTGCAATCAACAATAAAAAGGGATTGTTTGAAGAGGCCAACGGAGGGACCCTTCTCCTGGATGAAATTGGGGATACGACCCTGGCTTTTCAATCCAAACTTTTGAGAGTTCTTCAGGAAAGCGAGATTCGGCCCGTGGGAAGCAACCGGAGTTCGAAGGTTGACGTCAGGGTGGTTTCGGCAACCAATAAGGATTTGAGAGAAGAGGTGAAAAAAAAGAGCTTCCGGGATGACCTCTATTACCGGCTTGCGGTGGTTCCTGTTCTGATTCCTTCCCTGAAGGAACGAAAAGAAGATATTCCGCTTTTAGTCGACCACTTTATCAAGAAATATTGCGGTCAAAACGATCTTTCCCAAAAGCGAATTTCACCCTCGGTCATGAAAGTATTGATTGATTATCCCTGGCCTGGAAATGTCCGGGAGCTTGAAAATGTCATTGAAAGAGCCGTATTAATCAATCCCGGCACGGAAATCAAGCTGGAGGCTTTATTTGATGAGCGGGCCCGTGCGAGCGAGATGTTAAACCCCCTGCGGGCAACAACCCATGCGGCCATTCAAACCCTTGAAAGAGAAGAGATTGCCGTTGCGATGAAAAATACAAACGGTAACCGCACGCAAGCCGCCAGACTTCTCGGTATCAGTCGGGCAACACTGTATAATAAAATTCGACAATACGGTTTAATGTCCCGCACTGTCTAA